Proteins encoded by one window of Cylindrospermum stagnale PCC 7417:
- a CDS encoding Red chlorophyll catabolite reductase (RCC reductase), whose product MLKHELEKDNTAIFEQLWGITNELRQKLDARFQVHPDPSTKNLQSYSALTGKAHGSLNTFSGEEIDWLVHSWLRDPQSGFCNMHLSIWLKPHIRVPHLAFAFATVPKLFFYMDYIPRSDLFTNLDYLDRYYEPVNKTYLEFLGDSRFQQYISKTLYIRQAQSHTSLCYTSPVTEETIAVVNTVAHEMMDRWLTWVDEAESVPDDQRAALSERDLIVRRAIAQRDPDNQIAVRLFGEELTDKLVRSLWGADRIL is encoded by the coding sequence ATGCTTAAACACGAACTAGAAAAAGACAATACTGCCATATTTGAGCAGCTATGGGGGATAACAAATGAACTCCGCCAGAAATTAGACGCTCGTTTTCAGGTACATCCAGATCCATCGACGAAGAACTTACAAAGCTACTCGGCTTTGACTGGAAAAGCGCACGGATCGCTGAATACTTTCTCTGGTGAAGAAATTGATTGGCTAGTACATTCATGGTTGCGTGATCCCCAGTCAGGTTTTTGCAATATGCACCTGAGTATTTGGCTAAAACCGCATATCCGGGTTCCACATTTGGCTTTTGCTTTTGCCACTGTGCCAAAATTATTCTTTTATATGGATTACATCCCTCGCAGCGATCTATTTACTAACTTGGACTATTTGGATCGCTATTATGAACCTGTGAATAAGACATACCTGGAATTTCTTGGGGATTCCCGTTTCCAGCAATATATCAGCAAAACTCTGTATATCCGTCAGGCTCAGTCTCATACCAGTTTGTGTTACACCAGCCCAGTTACAGAAGAGACGATTGCTGTGGTTAACACAGTGGCCCATGAGATGATGGATCGTTGGCTGACTTGGGTAGATGAGGCTGAGTCTGTGCCAGATGATCAGCGTGCTGCCTTGTCTGAGCGTGATTTAATTGTACGCCGGGCGATCGCACAACGTGACCCAGACAACCAAATCGCTGTGCGGTTGTTTGGGGAAGAATTGACAGATAAACTGGTGCGATCGCTCTGGGGTGCTGACCGTATTCTTTAA
- a CDS encoding alpha/beta fold hydrolase, whose protein sequence is MPTISINKKQMYYYERGQGFPLVFGHSFLWDGTMWEPTIEALSANYRCIVPDLWAHGRSDLPDYSPYPIEKIAEDMMSFLQALKLQRFVIIGLSAGGMWGTHVALNHPENVAGLVLMDTYVGSESKESRTQYSQIMAAVEQAGLISPLLIEQLMPLFFSPLALETKPEFVKTWKQNLLSLNAEQASAMFAVGNEIVNRNSLLNRLNSITCPCLIMVGENDHFRPPHESAEMANHLKNAKLEIIPHARHISNVDQPEVVNGILKQFLGEVIKS, encoded by the coding sequence ATGCCTACTATCAGCATAAATAAAAAACAAATGTACTACTACGAGCGGGGACAGGGTTTTCCTCTCGTGTTTGGACATAGCTTTCTCTGGGATGGAACTATGTGGGAACCTACGATTGAGGCTTTGTCTGCTAATTACCGTTGTATTGTTCCAGATTTGTGGGCACATGGACGTTCAGACTTACCTGATTACAGCCCCTATCCAATCGAAAAAATTGCCGAAGATATGATGAGCTTTTTGCAAGCCTTAAAACTTCAGCGTTTTGTGATAATTGGGCTTTCGGCAGGCGGGATGTGGGGTACTCACGTAGCACTAAATCACCCTGAGAATGTGGCTGGATTAGTTCTCATGGATACTTATGTCGGTTCTGAATCAAAAGAAAGCCGCACTCAATATTCTCAAATTATGGCAGCGGTTGAGCAAGCAGGACTAATTTCTCCACTGCTGATAGAACAATTGATGCCGCTGTTTTTTTCGCCTTTAGCTCTGGAGACAAAACCGGAATTTGTGAAAACATGGAAACAAAATTTATTATCTCTTAATGCCGAACAAGCAAGCGCTATGTTTGCCGTAGGAAATGAGATTGTTAATCGTAATTCGCTGCTAAATAGATTAAATTCCATCACTTGCCCTTGCCTGATTATGGTTGGAGAAAACGACCATTTTCGACCACCGCATGAATCTGCTGAAATGGCTAATCATCTCAAAAATGCTAAACTAGAAATTATTCCCCATGCTAGACATATCAGTAATGTGGATCAGCCAGAAGTTGTCAATGGGATTTTGAAGCAGTTTCTTGGTGAAGTGATTAAGTCTTGA
- a CDS encoding response regulator transcription factor: MTKAAATLKILLVEDDELFRLGLRTRLQQETGLEIVAEAEDGEQAVELANRYPLDLVLLDIGLPGIGGIEACRQIKQQQPNLPILVLTSRSDKALISRLIIAGSQGYCLKGIPAESLILAVRSVAAGASWWDQTATVEIRAAFEGNSPALLPTKTAEPLENPLTKREQEILALVAGGKSNQEIAKILYIAPGTVRVHVHAILNKLEVRDRTQAAILAIQKGLVAPELLIN, translated from the coding sequence ATGACTAAAGCTGCGGCTACACTAAAAATCTTACTTGTTGAAGACGATGAACTGTTTCGCCTGGGCCTGCGGACGCGGTTGCAACAAGAAACGGGTTTGGAAATAGTCGCAGAGGCAGAGGATGGGGAACAAGCTGTAGAATTGGCAAACCGCTATCCCCTAGATTTGGTGTTGCTAGATATAGGTTTGCCGGGAATTGGTGGGATTGAGGCTTGTCGCCAAATTAAGCAGCAGCAGCCAAACTTACCAATTTTGGTTTTAACCTCTCGTTCCGACAAAGCCCTGATTTCCCGATTAATTATCGCAGGTTCTCAGGGTTATTGCCTCAAAGGCATTCCCGCCGAGTCACTGATACTGGCAGTACGATCAGTAGCAGCAGGTGCTTCTTGGTGGGATCAAACAGCGACAGTAGAAATTAGGGCAGCTTTTGAGGGCAATTCCCCAGCACTTTTACCCACAAAAACTGCCGAACCTTTAGAAAATCCCTTAACGAAGCGGGAGCAAGAAATTTTGGCGCTGGTGGCTGGTGGCAAAAGTAATCAAGAAATTGCCAAAATTCTCTACATTGCCCCCGGTACGGTGCGGGTTCACGTCCATGCCATTTTAAACAAGTTAGAAGTGCGCGATCGCACTCAAGCCGCTATTTTAGCTATTCAAAAAGGATTGGTAGCGCCAGAATTGTTGATTAATTAG
- a CDS encoding sensor histidine kinase has product MLPRLLTRKIGVLTLDESWSTYWLMAIAFAVVIGLEYLTPPQYVFGYLYTGTILLANSRLNRAAVLVVTLAAAGLTLLNLFVPGLKATDPPTVSNRLIAVLALVVTGWLSDRNRRNEEAIAYTQAQLHAQKQLARMREDFVSTLTHDLKTPLLGAIETLKSFEKQQFGAVTSTQEQVLQTMARSHSQTLQLVQTLLDVYRNDAEGLKLQLSPVNLLAVAADAITTLTELAKTRQVSVSLDNGKSDFRSFFWVNGDALQLRRVFSNLLINAINHTPRGGKVEVVLENYSGDQVVKVLDSGSGITEEELPHLFERFYQVQGDRLMSGSGLGLYLTRQIIEAHGGTIWAENCSPQGAMFAFQIPASLLPGT; this is encoded by the coding sequence ATGTTACCTCGATTATTGACTAGGAAAATTGGTGTTTTAACTCTTGATGAAAGTTGGAGCACATACTGGCTAATGGCGATCGCCTTTGCTGTGGTGATTGGGTTGGAATACTTGACACCGCCACAGTATGTATTTGGCTATCTCTACACGGGGACAATTTTGCTAGCCAACTCCCGATTAAACCGAGCCGCAGTGCTGGTTGTCACCCTAGCAGCGGCGGGATTAACGCTGTTGAATTTGTTTGTCCCCGGATTAAAAGCGACTGATCCGCCAACAGTGTCGAATCGGTTGATTGCAGTACTAGCCCTGGTGGTGACGGGTTGGTTAAGCGATCGCAACCGCCGCAACGAAGAAGCGATCGCTTATACGCAAGCACAGTTACATGCTCAAAAACAACTGGCAAGGATGCGTGAAGATTTCGTTTCTACCCTGACTCATGACCTAAAAACACCCTTATTAGGAGCAATTGAAACGCTGAAATCTTTTGAAAAACAGCAATTTGGTGCAGTTACATCAACCCAAGAACAAGTACTGCAAACAATGGCTCGCAGTCATAGCCAGACATTGCAACTCGTGCAAACTCTTTTAGATGTTTACCGCAACGATGCCGAGGGGCTGAAACTTCAGCTATCCCCTGTTAACTTGCTGGCTGTGGCAGCCGATGCAATTACCACCCTGACGGAACTAGCGAAAACACGTCAGGTGTCTGTTTCTCTTGACAATGGCAAATCAGATTTTCGCAGTTTTTTTTGGGTAAATGGTGATGCTTTGCAACTGAGGCGAGTTTTCAGCAACTTGCTGATCAATGCCATTAACCATACGCCCCGTGGCGGTAAAGTGGAAGTAGTACTGGAGAATTATTCTGGGGATCAAGTTGTGAAAGTACTTGATAGTGGTTCTGGGATCACCGAAGAAGAGCTACCCCACTTATTTGAGCGGTTTTATCAAGTCCAAGGCGATCGGCTGATGTCAGGATCGGGACTGGGGCTTTATTTAACTAGACAGATTATTGAAGCACATGGAGGGACAATTTGGGCAGAGAATTGCTCACCACAGGGAGCAATGTTTGCTTTTCAGATACCTGCGTCACTACTTCCAGGGACTTAA
- the kdpA gene encoding potassium-transporting ATPase subunit KdpA, with protein sequence MGQGFLQIGLTLCIVIAITPVLGRYMARVFLGERTLLDPIINPIERSIYVLAGISRKEDMTGWQYIRAVLYSNLIMGILVYSLIYFQRILPWNPNGFGAPTWDILLHTTISFLTNTDQQHYSGETTLSYFSQVAALGFLMFTSAATGLAVGIAFIRGLTGRKLGNFYVDLTRAIMRILLPISIIGAIALLASGVPQTLSGTMAVETLEGGTQYIARGPVASFEMIKMLGENGGGFFGVNSAHPFENPNPASNLIETIAMISIPAALIYTYGLFANNIKQSWLLFWMVFVIFVVLVWVTAVGELQGNPLINNNLGLEQPNLEGKEVRFGWAQTALWAVTTTATMCGAVNGMHDSLMPQGTFSTLFNLFIQIIWGGQGTGTAYLFIYLILTVFLTGLMVGRTPEFFGRKIEKREIVLASVVLLIHPIVVLIPSAIALAYPISLSGISNPGFHGISQVVYEYASAAANNGSGLEGLKDDSLWWNLSTLISLLAGRYIPIIAILLLADSMSGKPTVPETPGTLRTDSLMFTSVTAGVTLVLGVLTFFPVLALGPIAEGFRLASGN encoded by the coding sequence ATGGGACAAGGTTTTTTACAAATTGGTTTAACGTTGTGTATCGTCATTGCAATCACTCCCGTATTGGGAAGATACATGGCGCGTGTCTTCTTGGGAGAAAGAACACTGCTTGACCCGATCATCAACCCGATAGAGCGAAGTATCTACGTACTAGCGGGTATCAGTAGAAAAGAAGATATGACAGGTTGGCAATATATCCGGGCGGTACTATACAGCAACTTAATCATGGGTATTTTGGTGTACTCGCTGATATATTTTCAGAGAATATTGCCCTGGAATCCCAATGGCTTTGGTGCGCCTACCTGGGATATTTTGCTACACACCACCATTTCCTTTTTGACGAACACCGACCAGCAGCACTACAGCGGCGAGACCACATTAAGCTATTTTAGCCAAGTAGCGGCTTTAGGGTTTTTGATGTTCACCTCAGCAGCCACAGGTTTAGCGGTAGGAATTGCCTTTATTCGCGGGTTGACAGGTAGAAAACTGGGAAACTTTTACGTCGATCTCACCCGTGCAATCATGCGAATATTGCTGCCAATCTCAATTATTGGGGCGATCGCCTTGCTGGCATCAGGCGTACCGCAAACATTGTCTGGGACTATGGCTGTAGAAACCTTAGAGGGTGGGACGCAATATATCGCTAGAGGGCCCGTCGCATCCTTTGAGATGATCAAAATGTTGGGTGAAAACGGCGGTGGCTTTTTTGGCGTTAACTCTGCCCATCCCTTTGAAAATCCCAATCCTGCTTCTAACTTAATAGAAACCATCGCCATGATTTCTATTCCCGCAGCCTTGATTTACACCTATGGTTTATTTGCTAACAACATCAAACAGTCTTGGTTACTTTTTTGGATGGTATTTGTGATTTTTGTCGTTTTAGTTTGGGTGACAGCAGTCGGCGAACTGCAAGGTAATCCGCTGATCAATAATAACTTGGGATTAGAACAGCCCAACTTAGAAGGTAAAGAAGTTCGATTTGGCTGGGCCCAAACAGCCTTGTGGGCAGTCACCACTACCGCTACTATGTGTGGTGCTGTCAATGGGATGCACGATTCCCTAATGCCCCAAGGAACATTTTCGACCTTATTCAACTTATTTATCCAAATTATTTGGGGAGGACAGGGGACTGGCACAGCTTACCTATTCATTTACCTAATTCTCACCGTATTCTTGACCGGGTTAATGGTAGGACGCACCCCAGAATTTTTCGGGCGCAAAATTGAAAAACGGGAAATCGTCCTTGCTAGCGTGGTGCTGCTGATCCACCCGATAGTGGTTTTGATTCCCAGTGCGATCGCCTTAGCTTATCCAATCTCCTTGTCTGGAATTAGCAACCCTGGCTTTCATGGAATCTCTCAAGTCGTTTATGAATACGCCTCAGCAGCAGCAAATAATGGTTCTGGTTTAGAGGGGTTAAAGGATGACAGCCTGTGGTGGAACTTGAGTACTCTAATTAGCTTATTAGCAGGGCGCTACATCCCGATTATTGCCATCCTACTGTTAGCTGACAGTATGTCTGGCAAACCAACAGTACCAGAAACACCTGGTACCTTGAGAACTGATTCCTTAATGTTTACCAGTGTCACTGCTGGAGTCACCCTAGTTTTGGGAGTACTGACTTTCTTTCCCGTTCTAGCTTTAGGCCCGATAGCCGAAGGCTTTAGATTAGCTTCTGGCAATTAA
- the kdpB gene encoding potassium-transporting ATPase subunit KdpB: MKAAPTSKPRSPRNRPSDRRQGRKKARLSKKWLYLRAIRDAFVKLHPKQAIKNPVMFLVWVGTIITLTVTIDPDLFGPTPQNNPRLFNGLLTAILFFTVWFANFAEAVAEGRGKAQADALRSTKSETTAKKLADDGTITQVPSTSLKKGDNIYVVAGDMIPADGEVIMGVASVDESAITGESAPVLKESGSDVASSVTGGTRIISDELIIRITADPGRGFIDRMIALVEGAERSKTPNEIALTVLLAVLSLVFLFVVATLPAFAYYVKSPISVPVLIALLVALIPTTIGGLLSAIGIAGMDRVAQFNVIATSGRAVEACGDINTLILDKTGTITLGNRLAEEFIPINGHSMSEIASVAWAASVFDDTPEGKSIVRLAEKLGAKFDFDRNSAQGLEFSAKTRMSGTNLPGGREVRKGAVGAIQGFVRSRNGRETPELNAAYERVSQLGGTPLAVCLDNEIYGVVYLKDIVKPGIRERFDQLRRMGVRTVMLTGDNRITAAVIAKEAGVDDFIAEATPEDKISVIQREQAEGKLVAMTGDGTNDAPALAQANVGVAMNTGTQAAKEAANMVDLDSDPTKLIDIVSIGKQLLITRGALTTFSLANDIAKYFAIIPVIFAAANLESLNIMKLTSTNSAILSALIYNALIIPALIPLALKGVQFRPLTANQLLLRNILIYGLGGVIAPFIAIKLIDMLITVVGLA, from the coding sequence ATGAAAGCGGCACCTACCTCAAAACCTAGATCTCCACGTAATCGTCCTAGCGATCGCCGTCAAGGACGCAAAAAGGCGCGGTTAAGTAAAAAATGGCTCTACCTTAGGGCAATCAGGGATGCTTTTGTCAAGCTTCATCCCAAACAGGCCATCAAAAATCCCGTGATGTTTTTGGTTTGGGTCGGGACAATCATCACCCTGACAGTGACAATTGATCCCGACCTGTTTGGGCCAACCCCCCAGAATAACCCACGACTTTTCAATGGCTTATTGACAGCAATTTTGTTCTTCACCGTTTGGTTTGCCAATTTTGCCGAAGCAGTGGCAGAAGGGCGGGGTAAAGCCCAAGCCGATGCTTTACGATCGACAAAATCGGAAACGACCGCCAAAAAACTCGCAGATGACGGCACAATTACGCAAGTCCCTTCCACCAGTTTGAAAAAGGGCGATAACATCTACGTGGTTGCTGGTGATATGATTCCCGCCGATGGCGAAGTGATTATGGGTGTCGCCTCAGTCGATGAATCGGCAATCACTGGAGAATCAGCACCAGTCCTCAAAGAATCAGGTTCAGACGTTGCCAGTTCTGTCACAGGTGGTACCCGGATTATCTCCGACGAACTAATTATCCGCATCACCGCTGACCCAGGTAGAGGGTTTATTGACCGGATGATTGCCTTAGTCGAAGGGGCAGAACGCAGCAAAACGCCGAATGAAATCGCTTTAACAGTGTTGCTGGCAGTTCTCAGCTTAGTATTTCTGTTTGTGGTGGCAACTCTGCCCGCCTTCGCCTACTATGTTAAAAGTCCAATCAGCGTACCGGTCTTAATTGCCCTGTTAGTAGCCCTCATCCCCACAACCATTGGCGGCTTACTCAGTGCGATCGGCATCGCCGGCATGGATCGAGTAGCTCAATTTAACGTCATTGCCACCTCAGGACGCGCAGTCGAAGCTTGCGGTGATATCAACACCCTAATTTTGGACAAGACAGGTACAATTACCCTCGGTAACCGCTTGGCAGAAGAGTTTATCCCGATCAACGGCCATTCAATGTCAGAAATTGCTAGTGTTGCTTGGGCAGCAAGCGTTTTTGATGATACCCCAGAAGGTAAATCCATTGTGCGATTGGCAGAAAAGTTAGGCGCAAAGTTCGATTTTGACCGCAACTCCGCCCAAGGACTGGAATTTTCCGCCAAAACGCGCATGAGTGGCACTAACTTACCCGGTGGACGTGAGGTACGCAAGGGAGCAGTGGGAGCAATTCAAGGATTTGTCCGTTCCCGCAACGGACGTGAGACCCCAGAACTAAATGCTGCCTATGAACGAGTATCCCAATTAGGAGGTACACCCCTGGCTGTTTGCTTAGATAACGAAATCTACGGTGTTGTCTATCTCAAAGACATTGTCAAACCTGGTATTCGCGAACGTTTTGACCAACTGCGGCGGATGGGAGTGCGTACCGTGATGCTGACTGGTGATAACCGAATTACCGCTGCTGTGATTGCCAAGGAAGCTGGGGTAGATGACTTCATCGCCGAAGCCACACCAGAAGATAAAATCAGCGTCATTCAACGGGAACAGGCAGAAGGTAAACTGGTGGCAATGACTGGGGACGGGACTAATGATGCTCCAGCCCTGGCTCAAGCTAATGTCGGCGTCGCCATGAATACAGGCACCCAAGCGGCTAAAGAAGCAGCTAATATGGTGGATTTGGACTCCGATCCCACAAAGCTGATCGATATTGTCAGCATTGGTAAACAATTGCTGATTACTCGTGGGGCATTGACGACATTTTCTCTCGCCAATGATATTGCTAAATACTTTGCAATTATCCCAGTGATCTTTGCTGCTGCTAACCTGGAGAGCTTGAATATTATGAAGTTAACCAGCACTAACTCTGCCATATTATCAGCACTGATTTACAATGCTTTGATTATTCCTGCTTTGATTCCCTTGGCATTGAAGGGCGTGCAGTTTCGACCCTTGACAGCTAATCAACTGCTACTACGCAATATCTTAATTTATGGCTTAGGTGGAGTGATTGCGCCGTTTATCGCCATTAAGTTAATAGATATGCTCATCACAGTTGTGGGATTAGCTTAA
- the kdpF gene encoding K(+)-transporting ATPase subunit F, whose translation MKRVDLLEKFLPMDIMQAVSLIWSRCRKQQMPIVIFMTLCLNLVIAPVVYAAGGGILERRSAWAIGILGFVAVALVIYLFVVVFQPERF comes from the coding sequence ATGAAACGAGTTGATTTACTAGAAAAGTTTTTGCCGATGGATATAATGCAGGCAGTGTCTTTGATCTGGTCGCGATGCCGTAAACAACAAATGCCAATCGTGATTTTTATGACGCTGTGCTTGAACTTGGTAATTGCTCCTGTTGTTTATGCCGCTGGTGGTGGCATCTTAGAACGTCGTTCAGCCTGGGCAATTGGCATCTTGGGCTTTGTGGCGGTAGCATTAGTCATTTACTTGTTTGTGGTTGTTTTTCAGCCGGAGCGATTCTAG
- the kdpC gene encoding K(+)-transporting ATPase subunit C, giving the protein MYIFRETIRAVRMTLVLWLLTAIIYPLAIVVVGQVFFPFSANGSIIQNIDAKPIGSALIGQVFTSDQYFHGRPSAVRYSQGKKANPTGISGASNLAPSNPELTNRILEQGNQFRDENLEPFADLIYTSGSGLDPHISLKAARQQLTRVLRIRGVREDEILPLINKYTDGRFLWIFGEPGVNVLRLNYALDLQEINRKENQ; this is encoded by the coding sequence ATGTATATTTTTCGAGAAACCATCAGAGCAGTTCGCATGACTCTGGTGCTTTGGTTATTGACAGCAATTATCTATCCTTTAGCGATCGTGGTAGTGGGTCAAGTTTTTTTCCCATTTTCAGCTAATGGCAGCATCATCCAAAATATAGATGCTAAACCCATTGGTTCGGCTTTGATTGGCCAGGTGTTTACCTCAGACCAATATTTTCATGGACGTCCCAGTGCTGTGAGATATAGCCAAGGGAAAAAAGCTAATCCCACAGGCATATCTGGTGCTAGTAATCTCGCTCCTAGCAATCCTGAACTAACGAACCGGATTCTTGAGCAAGGAAATCAATTCCGAGATGAAAATCTGGAACCGTTCGCTGATTTGATTTACACCTCTGGCTCTGGTTTAGACCCGCATATTTCTTTGAAAGCAGCACGACAGCAGTTAACAAGGGTGCTGCGTATACGTGGAGTCCGAGAAGATGAAATATTACCTTTAATCAATAAATATACTGATGGCAGATTTTTATGGATTTTTGGGGAGCCAGGAGTCAATGTTCTGCGATTGAATTATGCTCTTGACCTGCAAGAAATTAACCGTAAGGAAAATCAATAA
- a CDS encoding universal stress protein, which produces MITQREMLNDTNTGSADTKPLTSASSAMSLARRGKHKIFIGMAPGVGKTYRMLEEGHALKQEGIDVVIGLLETHGRKETAAKAEGLEIVKNRQVPHGELMLTEMDTEAIIRRSPQLVLIDELAHTNVPGSPRKKRYEDVEVILAAGIDVYSTMNIQHLESLNDLVARITGVVVRERVSDRILEAADEVVVVDVTPETLEERLIEGKIYAPPKIEQALDNFFQRRNLIALRELALREVANNVEEEAIASTPNGQFYNIQERVLVCVSTYPNSVQLLRRGARLASYMNAPLYTLFVADPHHFLTKEESLHVDTCQKLCKEFAGTFIRVTNNNVAQAIAQEAHKHHITQIVIGASQRSRWQLLLKGSLIQTLVHLLKNVDLHIIASEKKSSSQAENSG; this is translated from the coding sequence ATGATTACTCAGCGCGAGATGTTGAATGATACTAATACTGGTTCGGCTGACACTAAACCTTTAACTTCTGCTAGTTCTGCTATGTCTTTGGCGCGACGAGGAAAACACAAAATATTTATTGGTATGGCTCCTGGTGTAGGCAAAACCTACAGGATGCTAGAAGAAGGACACGCACTCAAACAAGAAGGAATTGATGTTGTCATTGGGCTTTTGGAAACCCACGGACGCAAGGAGACAGCAGCCAAAGCAGAGGGGCTGGAGATTGTAAAGAATCGGCAAGTTCCTCATGGTGAGTTGATGCTCACAGAAATGGACACAGAGGCAATTATCAGGCGATCGCCCCAATTGGTATTAATCGATGAACTGGCACATACTAATGTCCCTGGTTCCCCAAGGAAAAAGCGCTATGAAGATGTGGAAGTAATTTTGGCCGCAGGCATTGATGTCTATTCCACAATGAATATTCAGCATTTGGAAAGTCTCAATGACTTAGTAGCACGAATTACAGGCGTAGTAGTGCGTGAGCGGGTGAGCGATCGCATTTTGGAAGCAGCAGATGAAGTCGTAGTAGTTGATGTGACGCCCGAAACCCTGGAAGAACGGTTAATAGAAGGCAAAATTTATGCACCGCCAAAAATCGAACAAGCCCTCGATAACTTTTTCCAACGCCGTAACCTGATTGCTTTGCGGGAATTAGCTTTGCGGGAAGTAGCAAACAACGTCGAAGAAGAGGCGATCGCATCCACCCCCAACGGGCAATTCTATAATATTCAAGAGCGGGTTTTGGTCTGCGTATCCACCTATCCCAACTCCGTACAACTGTTACGCCGGGGTGCTAGGTTGGCTAGTTACATGAACGCCCCGCTGTATACTCTATTTGTCGCCGATCCTCACCACTTCCTCACCAAAGAAGAAAGCCTACACGTTGACACTTGCCAGAAGCTGTGTAAAGAATTTGCCGGGACTTTTATTCGGGTTACCAACAATAATGTCGCTCAGGCGATCGCACAAGAAGCACATAAACACCACATCACCCAAATCGTCATCGGTGCCAGTCAGCGATCGCGTTGGCAACTATTGCTGAAAGGTTCTTTAATTCAAACATTGGTGCATTTGCTCAAAAACGTCGATTTGCACATCATTGCCAGCGAAAAAAAATCTTCATCTCAGGCTGAAAATTCAGGATAA
- a CDS encoding anhydro-N-acetylmuramic acid kinase, giving the protein MHPTRVIGLISGTSVDGIDAALVDISGTDLDLQVELLAGETYPYSAELRERILAIGAGTAISMAELAEIDDAIALAFAQAAQNIQIGYQPATLIGSHGQTVYHRPPRDKGLGYSLQLGRGALIAHVAGMITVSNFRVADIAIGGHGAPLVPRVDAYLLSHPQEGRCIQNIGGIGNVAYIPPRRDDWLDKICGWDTGPGNSLLDLAVAHLTAGAKTYDENGNWAASGTPCYLLVEQWLSQEYFHLPPPKSTGRELFGVAYLHQCLQDAQAYQLSPADLLATLTELTAASIVHSYRTFLKQMPQRVLLCGGGSRNLYLKQRLEALLESVPVVTTDEVGLSADFKEAIAFAVLAYWRYSGIPGNLPAATGAPQAVLLGEIHQYLF; this is encoded by the coding sequence ATGCATCCAACTCGCGTTATTGGTTTAATTAGCGGCACATCTGTTGATGGCATAGACGCTGCTTTAGTAGATATTTCCGGTACAGATTTGGATCTGCAAGTTGAACTACTAGCAGGGGAAACATATCCTTACTCTGCCGAACTTAGAGAGCGCATTTTGGCAATTGGCGCAGGAACGGCCATCTCAATGGCAGAATTAGCCGAAATAGATGATGCGATCGCTCTAGCCTTTGCCCAAGCCGCGCAAAATATTCAAATCGGTTACCAGCCAGCCACCTTAATTGGCTCCCACGGTCAAACAGTTTACCATCGGCCACCAAGGGATAAAGGACTAGGCTACAGCCTGCAACTAGGACGTGGTGCCTTGATTGCTCATGTGGCAGGGATGATAACGGTGAGTAATTTCCGTGTCGCTGATATTGCCATTGGTGGACATGGTGCGCCTTTAGTGCCGAGAGTCGATGCTTATTTGCTTAGTCATCCCCAAGAGGGAAGGTGTATTCAAAATATCGGTGGCATTGGGAATGTTGCTTATATTCCCCCACGTCGTGATGACTGGCTAGATAAAATTTGCGGCTGGGATACAGGCCCAGGAAATAGCCTGTTGGATTTGGCAGTGGCGCATTTAACCGCTGGTGCTAAAACCTATGATGAAAACGGCAATTGGGCAGCAAGTGGTACTCCCTGCTATCTATTGGTAGAACAATGGCTTAGTCAAGAATACTTTCATTTACCTCCACCTAAATCTACTGGCCGCGAGTTATTTGGTGTGGCTTACCTCCATCAGTGTTTACAAGACGCCCAAGCATACCAACTCAGTCCAGCCGACTTGCTGGCAACTCTCACAGAACTTACAGCAGCTTCAATTGTTCACAGTTACCGCACTTTCTTGAAGCAAATGCCACAACGGGTATTGCTATGCGGCGGTGGTAGTCGCAATCTTTATTTGAAACAACGGTTAGAAGCGTTGCTAGAATCAGTGCCTGTTGTGACTACAGACGAAGTTGGTTTGAGTGCAGATTTTAAAGAAGCGATCGCCTTTGCCGTATTAGCCTATTGGCGATATTCGGGCATTCCTGGTAACTTACCCGCCGCAACTGGCGCACCTCAAGCAGTGCTGTTGGGAGAGATTCACCAATATCTTTTTTGA